In one window of Prevotella fusca JCM 17724 DNA:
- a CDS encoding S41 family peptidase, giving the protein MRKLFLAFGLWVLAFGGAVMAQSTAGKDHNFKVAKNLETFSAIYKYLDMMYVDTLNSDEVIGNGINYMLHSLDPYTVYYPEEKVKDLDMMISGKYAGIGALIRYNFAQKNAVIDEPYANMPAAEVGLKKGDVILSIGDSSMVGKDVSYVSSHLRGDAGTTFILTVRRPSTDKKMKFKITRRAIQLPAVPYYGLQDGGIGYLNLNSFTTGCAKDVRRAFLDMKKQGMTSLVFDLRNNGGGSLQEAVNIVNMFVPKGLTLVKTVGKMERANKDYKTTVEPIDTLMPIVVLVNDETASASEITSGSLQDLDRAVVLGTRTYGKGLVQVSMDLPYNANLKLTTSKYYIPSGRCIQTIKYKHANGGYTEHVPDSLTSVFHTANGREVRDGGGIKPDVEVRPDSLPNIAFYLASSGRDSTEVMWNWELQYLKKHPTIGPAKTFVLSDADFEDFKQAVLKSGFKYDRESRKYLENLVKLAKFEGYYDEAKPEFDALEKKLNHNLAKDLDYNKSVLKKLLTNDLVTAYYYQKGSLENSLQFDKQWKRAVEILQNPAEYKKLLQPVVSQPMVKIEPASNVSVDNKSKTKAK; this is encoded by the coding sequence ATGAGAAAACTCTTCTTGGCTTTCGGACTCTGGGTACTTGCTTTCGGAGGAGCTGTAATGGCGCAAAGCACTGCAGGTAAAGACCATAACTTCAAGGTTGCAAAGAATCTTGAGACTTTTTCTGCCATCTATAAGTATCTTGATATGATGTATGTTGATACCCTGAACTCTGATGAAGTAATCGGAAACGGTATCAATTACATGCTTCATTCGCTGGATCCTTATACGGTTTATTATCCGGAAGAGAAAGTAAAGGACCTCGATATGATGATTTCGGGCAAATATGCAGGCATCGGTGCGCTGATTCGTTACAACTTCGCACAGAAGAATGCCGTCATTGATGAGCCTTATGCAAATATGCCCGCAGCGGAAGTCGGTCTGAAGAAAGGTGACGTCATCCTGTCTATCGGTGACTCCTCAATGGTGGGCAAGGATGTTTCATACGTCAGCAGCCACCTGCGTGGCGATGCCGGTACAACTTTTATTCTGACAGTTCGCCGCCCTTCAACAGACAAGAAGATGAAGTTTAAGATTACGCGTCGTGCCATCCAGCTCCCTGCCGTACCTTATTATGGTCTGCAGGATGGCGGAATCGGTTATCTGAATCTTAATTCCTTTACGACAGGTTGTGCCAAGGACGTGCGTCGTGCCTTCCTCGATATGAAGAAGCAGGGCATGACATCGCTTGTCTTCGACCTGCGTAACAATGGCGGTGGTAGTCTGCAGGAGGCTGTAAATATCGTGAATATGTTTGTCCCGAAGGGGCTTACGCTTGTGAAGACAGTGGGTAAGATGGAGCGTGCAAACAAGGACTATAAGACGACTGTTGAGCCGATTGACACCCTTATGCCGATTGTTGTGCTGGTAAATGATGAAACGGCGAGCGCCAGCGAGATTACCAGTGGCAGCCTGCAGGACCTTGACCGTGCGGTAGTTCTCGGTACACGGACCTACGGAAAGGGACTTGTGCAGGTTTCAATGGATCTCCCTTACAATGCAAACCTCAAGCTCACGACCAGCAAGTATTACATTCCGAGCGGACGTTGCATACAGACTATCAAGTACAAGCACGCCAACGGAGGATATACCGAGCATGTGCCCGACTCGCTGACAAGCGTCTTCCACACGGCAAACGGGCGTGAGGTGCGTGATGGCGGTGGCATCAAGCCTGATGTGGAGGTGCGTCCTGACTCGCTGCCGAACATTGCTTTCTATCTCGCTTCGTCTGGTCGTGACTCTACGGAGGTGATGTGGAACTGGGAGTTGCAGTATCTGAAGAAGCATCCTACGATTGGTCCGGCAAAGACATTCGTTCTCTCTGATGCCGATTTCGAGGACTTCAAGCAGGCTGTGCTGAAGAGTGGCTTCAAGTATGACCGTGAGAGCAGGAAGTACTTGGAGAACCTTGTGAAGTTGGCTAAGTTCGAGGGCTATTATGATGAAGCCAAGCCGGAGTTTGACGCATTGGAGAAGAAGTTGAACCATAACCTCGCCAAGGATCTTGACTACAACAAGTCCGTGCTGAAGAAGCTGCTGACAAACGACCTTGTTACAGCGTATTACTATCAGAAAGGCTCGCTGGAGAACAGTCTGCAGTTTGACAAGCAGTGGAAAAGGGCTGTAGAGATATTGCAGAATCCAGCAGAGTATAAGAAGCTCCTTCAGCCTGTTGTGAGTCAGCCAATGGTTAAGATTGAACCAGCAAGCAATGTGTCTGTTGATAATAAGAGCAAGACAAAGGCGAAATAA
- a CDS encoding thiol-activated cytolysin family protein, producing the protein MKKLKLRKELMLMFPILLGACTNDKDGDLGTNTGNGAFPTAINSYVHSMPSVKQIEPFAERKAGEAKTISLISPLASTRAGATKEFYEQAKEFEEQLLFSDDKNVFYPGALLRAKSVVEGEYDPIEAERAPIVLSTDLPGSSDPTVRIENPTLSGVRKGINELLSRGFNAPAANLTYSIEEVYDKAHLKMAMGGNYKGAANTVEASAGFSFDKEKNRFLVKVQQVFYELSIDLPKKPSDLFAKEFDYKKEFGNEKPLFVSSVKYGRILLLGIETNMTKKEAEAKLQASVLGGKIGANAEAAYQDLLKESTIKGRVLGGDAKLGALAAINLEDVKKFIGEGARLSTENPGAPIAYKLKELGTNRTFKTVIYSKYTKNDPYAGEFSHISFDLIVLDELKSLSGQKLDAGRGFIQFGNDAKQRTEFFFDRWSRRIRHNFPNYKSGEKILVVFERGKRSDGFKEKYTFEVPLFETLVREGKKLGQGGVNKLYDTAKNPLNLRDTTGDVTLTFGIENLKFHK; encoded by the coding sequence ATGAAGAAATTAAAGTTAAGAAAAGAACTAATGCTTATGTTCCCCATCCTCTTGGGCGCATGTACCAATGACAAAGACGGAGATTTGGGAACAAACACGGGAAATGGAGCTTTCCCAACAGCAATCAATTCGTATGTTCATTCCATGCCTTCGGTAAAACAGATAGAACCTTTCGCTGAGAGAAAAGCCGGTGAAGCGAAGACAATCTCTCTCATATCTCCACTTGCAAGTACAAGAGCAGGAGCTACAAAGGAATTCTACGAGCAGGCAAAAGAGTTTGAGGAACAGCTTCTCTTCTCAGATGATAAAAACGTTTTCTATCCAGGCGCACTGCTTCGGGCGAAGAGTGTGGTTGAAGGAGAGTACGACCCTATTGAGGCAGAACGTGCTCCGATAGTCCTTTCCACTGATCTTCCCGGCAGTTCTGACCCAACAGTCAGGATAGAGAACCCCACCCTTTCAGGCGTGAGAAAAGGAATCAACGAGTTACTTAGCCGTGGCTTCAACGCTCCTGCAGCCAACCTCACCTATTCAATTGAGGAAGTTTACGACAAAGCACACCTCAAAATGGCAATGGGCGGCAACTACAAGGGTGCTGCTAACACTGTGGAGGCAAGTGCTGGATTCAGCTTTGACAAGGAAAAGAACCGTTTTCTTGTGAAAGTGCAGCAGGTATTCTATGAGCTTAGCATTGACCTTCCTAAAAAGCCATCCGACCTTTTTGCCAAGGAATTTGACTACAAGAAAGAGTTTGGAAACGAGAAGCCGTTATTTGTTTCTTCTGTAAAATACGGACGAATTCTCCTCTTGGGTATTGAGACGAACATGACTAAGAAAGAGGCTGAAGCAAAGCTACAAGCGTCTGTGCTGGGTGGAAAGATTGGCGCAAACGCAGAGGCTGCTTATCAGGACCTGCTGAAAGAGTCAACTATCAAGGGACGTGTCCTTGGTGGTGATGCCAAACTTGGTGCGCTGGCAGCCATCAATCTGGAGGATGTTAAGAAGTTCATCGGCGAAGGTGCACGCCTGAGTACTGAAAATCCCGGTGCTCCGATTGCCTACAAGCTGAAGGAACTCGGAACCAACCGTACATTCAAGACGGTAATTTATTCCAAATACACCAAGAATGACCCTTATGCAGGTGAGTTCTCACATATCAGCTTCGACCTGATTGTTTTGGACGAACTGAAATCATTGTCAGGTCAGAAACTCGATGCAGGAAGGGGCTTCATACAGTTTGGCAATGATGCTAAGCAGCGGACAGAATTCTTCTTCGACCGTTGGAGCAGACGCATACGCCACAATTTCCCGAACTACAAAAGCGGAGAAAAGATCCTTGTCGTATTTGAAAGAGGAAAAAGGAGTGATGGTTTCAAGGAAAAATACACCTTTGAAGTTCCTCTGTTCGAGACCCTGGTGAGAGAAGGAAAGAAACTGGGACAAGGAGGCGTAAACAAACTTTACGACACAGCGAAGAATCCTCTGAACCTGCGTGACACGACAGGAGATGTGACATTGACCTTCGGAATAGAGAATCTGAAGTTCCACAAGTAA
- a CDS encoding desulfoferrodoxin family protein — MAKRNELYKCAECGNIVEVLVGGECGVGKMEHVVENTTDAATEKHVPVVEKIEGGYRVTVGEVEHPMTEAHSILWIELVTNNNEVLRKYLEPTDRPVAEFKTDATEVYAREYCNLHGLWRSK; from the coding sequence ATGGCAAAAAGAAACGAATTATATAAGTGCGCAGAGTGTGGTAACATCGTTGAGGTATTGGTAGGCGGTGAATGTGGAGTAGGAAAGATGGAGCACGTAGTTGAAAATACTACTGACGCTGCAACAGAGAAGCACGTGCCAGTTGTTGAGAAAATTGAAGGTGGCTACCGTGTAACCGTAGGTGAGGTTGAGCACCCGATGACTGAGGCTCACTCTATCCTTTGGATTGAGTTAGTAACCAATAACAACGAGGTTCTCCGTAAGTATCTCGAGCCGACAGACCGTCCGGTAGCTGAGTTCAAGACTGATGCAACTGAGGTTTATGCACGTGAATACTGCAACCTCCATGGTCTTTGGCGTTCAAAATAA
- a CDS encoding alpha-amylase family glycosyl hydrolase, with product MAQGWPAGYGGVMLQGFYWDSFDASQWTVLEKKADDFSGYFDLVWVPQSGKAAATKSMGYDPLYYFNQNSTFGTEAQLRSMITTFKNKQVGTIADVVINHHGTNNGWFGFPAEEYKGVTYQNLSTDVCANDDNGAAAAEASRIGVQLSKNNDEGEGWGGMRDLDHKSTNVQNIVKAYEDYLLNDLGYAGFRYDMVKGFGAYHVGDYNTAANVKYSVGEYWDGNANNVKGWIDATGKKSAAFDFAFRYTVRDAINQNNWSMLNESNTTGINVDNGAYKQYAVTFVENHDVQDRGTTNGYTPDPIRRDTLAANAYLLAMPGTPCVFYTHYLAYPKEIKAMIDARKLAGVTNTSSYQNYRSSAGYYANVVTGTNGKLLVVVGSNANQLAVPTSRYTKLLSGYHYAYYLASDAETAWVDKASGAYEGENLKVKLTAVSTNAGAKLVYTTNGTTPAASSTQVASGTEITLPEGETTLKVALLVNGVVGKVITRSYKIAAAAPYTPETIRVYVNTDEVNWKSYVNYHSWGGTHTGTAWPGDKVTATVSVNGKTWFYKDYTLNNADDYVNFVFSIGTAANAGANQSLDVERVKRTSYFIVSSAKENGKFTVRDVTEATGIEGVETDSKLRTADRYYYTLSGQRLSGKPVQRGVYIHAGRKIIIR from the coding sequence ATGGCACAGGGCTGGCCTGCTGGTTATGGCGGTGTGATGCTGCAAGGTTTTTATTGGGATTCATTCGATGCGTCCCAGTGGACAGTATTGGAAAAGAAAGCCGATGACTTCTCCGGCTACTTTGACCTTGTATGGGTTCCGCAGAGTGGTAAAGCCGCCGCAACGAAGTCAATGGGCTATGACCCGCTCTATTACTTCAATCAGAACTCTACGTTTGGTACGGAAGCGCAGTTGAGAAGCATGATAACTACTTTCAAGAACAAGCAGGTCGGCACGATTGCCGATGTGGTTATCAACCATCATGGAACGAACAATGGATGGTTTGGTTTCCCTGCTGAAGAGTATAAGGGTGTGACTTATCAGAACCTGTCGACGGATGTTTGCGCTAATGATGACAATGGTGCAGCGGCTGCAGAAGCGTCCCGGATAGGTGTTCAGCTCAGTAAGAACAATGACGAGGGAGAAGGTTGGGGAGGCATGCGTGACCTTGACCACAAGAGCACTAACGTGCAGAACATTGTGAAGGCATACGAGGATTACCTGCTCAATGACCTTGGTTATGCTGGTTTCCGTTATGATATGGTGAAGGGATTTGGCGCTTATCATGTGGGTGATTATAATACTGCAGCCAACGTGAAATACTCTGTCGGCGAGTACTGGGACGGCAATGCGAATAATGTAAAGGGATGGATAGATGCTACAGGTAAGAAGAGTGCTGCCTTCGACTTTGCTTTCCGTTATACTGTTCGTGATGCCATCAATCAGAATAACTGGAGTATGCTCAACGAATCCAATACTACAGGCATCAATGTTGATAATGGTGCTTATAAGCAGTATGCCGTTACCTTTGTTGAGAATCACGATGTACAGGACAGAGGAACGACCAATGGTTACACTCCTGACCCTATCCGCAGGGATACACTTGCAGCCAATGCCTACTTGTTGGCAATGCCTGGAACGCCTTGTGTGTTCTATACCCATTACCTTGCCTATCCAAAGGAGATAAAGGCAATGATTGATGCCCGTAAGCTGGCTGGTGTAACGAATACGAGCAGTTATCAGAACTATCGTTCTTCTGCTGGCTATTATGCGAATGTTGTTACGGGTACGAACGGCAAGCTGCTGGTGGTTGTGGGTAGCAACGCAAACCAACTGGCAGTTCCGACTTCACGTTATACAAAGTTGTTGAGTGGCTATCACTATGCTTATTATCTTGCTTCAGATGCAGAGACGGCTTGGGTTGATAAGGCGAGTGGAGCGTATGAAGGTGAGAATTTAAAGGTTAAACTAACTGCTGTATCTACCAATGCTGGGGCTAAACTTGTTTATACAACGAATGGCACAACACCTGCGGCAAGCAGCACACAGGTGGCTTCGGGTACGGAGATAACCCTCCCTGAGGGAGAAACAACTTTGAAGGTGGCATTGCTGGTCAATGGTGTCGTGGGTAAGGTTATCACTCGCAGCTATAAGATAGCTGCTGCAGCTCCTTACACGCCAGAGACGATTCGTGTCTATGTGAATACTGATGAGGTGAATTGGAAGTCATACGTGAACTATCACTCATGGGGCGGTACGCATACTGGTACAGCATGGCCCGGCGATAAGGTTACTGCGACAGTATCCGTAAACGGCAAGACCTGGTTCTATAAGGATTATACACTCAATAATGCTGATGACTATGTGAACTTCGTGTTCAGCATAGGTACGGCAGCAAATGCAGGTGCCAATCAGTCTTTGGATGTAGAGCGTGTGAAGCGGACATCTTATTTTATTGTTTCGTCTGCAAAAGAGAACGGGAAATTTACGGTCAGGGATGTAACTGAAGCAACAGGTATTGAAGGCGTTGAGACTGATTCAAAGCTCCGTACGGCCGACAGGTATTATTACACACTCTCTGGTCAGCGACTCAGCGGTAAGCCTGTGCAGCGTGGGGTATATATCCACGCAGGCAGGAAAATCATTATCAGATAA
- a CDS encoding Outer membrane protein SusF domain-containing protein, with amino-acid sequence MKKLLIMASAALLLASCGSDEYEAWSAPQSNSAETTSTVTLTVGEASAIDFNTVTADSVQLFVPKVVSTHPVASQSLTALLTYNGKTATLNASESGKVKSTELVSAVENLYGKNGDLHKVAVTVTDKVKLVRGEGFSLTQNVTASVTCVAPAFTQYLYMSGDANGWSFSNPLYSAAGDGKYTGFMYLNQNGFKFATQQDWNGTDYGTGLVEKGSNIVMTEPAGFYKVDVDLTSQALTYTAINRVGVIGSATAGGWDSDQAMTYNAAEKCWEIKGITLTEGEMKFRANNAWELDWGGSLADITYKGDNIKVAAGKYNIKLYLLCDTKSSCTMEVAP; translated from the coding sequence ATGAAGAAATTATTAATCATGGCAAGTGCCGCATTGCTCCTTGCGTCCTGCGGTAGCGATGAATATGAAGCATGGTCTGCTCCACAGAGTAACAGCGCAGAGACTACCAGTACGGTGACGTTGACTGTAGGTGAAGCATCTGCCATCGACTTCAATACGGTGACAGCTGACTCTGTCCAGCTGTTTGTTCCGAAGGTGGTTTCAACACATCCTGTTGCTTCTCAGTCGTTGACCGCTTTGCTTACTTATAACGGCAAGACGGCAACACTCAATGCAAGTGAGAGCGGTAAGGTGAAGAGTACAGAACTTGTTTCTGCCGTAGAGAACCTTTATGGCAAGAATGGCGACCTGCATAAGGTGGCAGTGACTGTGACGGACAAGGTGAAACTGGTTCGTGGTGAGGGCTTCAGCCTTACACAGAATGTTACTGCAAGTGTGACCTGTGTTGCACCAGCTTTCACGCAGTATCTTTACATGTCAGGCGATGCTAACGGCTGGTCGTTCAGCAATCCGCTTTATAGCGCAGCTGGTGACGGCAAGTACACTGGCTTTATGTATCTCAACCAGAATGGCTTTAAGTTCGCAACCCAGCAGGACTGGAACGGTACTGACTATGGTACAGGTCTCGTAGAGAAAGGTAGCAACATCGTGATGACTGAACCAGCAGGCTTCTATAAGGTTGATGTTGACCTCACATCACAGGCACTTACCTATACTGCTATTAACCGTGTCGGTGTCATCGGTTCTGCAACAGCAGGCGGATGGGACAGCGATCAGGCAATGACCTACAATGCTGCAGAGAAGTGTTGGGAGATTAAGGGCATCACACTGACCGAAGGCGAGATGAAGTTCCGTGCCAACAACGCCTGGGAATTAGACTGGGGTGGCTCGTTAGCTGATATCACTTACAAGGGTGATAACATTAAGGTTGCTGCTGGTAAGTACAACATCAAGCTCTATCTCTTGTGTGATACGAAGTCTTCTTGCACAATGGAAGTAGCTCCGTAA
- a CDS encoding SusE domain-containing protein: protein MKSIIKSSLLLFAGVALFSACDKDLDNNPVLQTPETFVLNTPAYAAQTIDLKVAENLNFTWSQPEYGFPVAAEYGMQFSTTNKWTKSVDAVVDMDAERGNYASVGSPTGTCSTSVSASDLATAIEKMERYEENNVPSAQDLYARVYSLINGDTIYSNPVKVSVAPYYVELSDAPVETWYLIGGSFGDGSWGDSQVVPLLPMEGQEYDKKTGKGVISWTGYLSTTGFKLKKNPSNWDDGQVGQGASFGEFVYNNGGSSDIVVPTAGYYTITFDTKNTKLKIEAYTGAAPEVYASMALPGKHDGWNAAGGTPLAAQTTVVENHDWKATVTFDEKSTGADGEGCKFAANGAWDANWGSEAFPYGVAAKGGKNVRNGKGTYVVYFNDITGQYSFVKQ from the coding sequence ATGAAATCAATAATTAAGTCATCGTTGCTGTTGTTTGCAGGTGTGGCGTTGTTCTCTGCCTGCGACAAGGACCTGGACAATAATCCAGTCCTTCAGACACCAGAGACATTTGTGCTGAACACACCAGCTTACGCTGCACAGACAATAGATCTGAAGGTTGCTGAAAACCTGAACTTCACATGGTCGCAGCCTGAATATGGTTTCCCTGTAGCCGCTGAATACGGTATGCAGTTCTCTACCACCAACAAGTGGACAAAGTCTGTCGACGCTGTTGTTGATATGGATGCTGAGCGTGGCAACTATGCATCTGTCGGTTCGCCGACAGGAACCTGCTCTACCTCTGTTTCTGCATCCGACCTTGCTACTGCCATTGAGAAGATGGAACGCTATGAGGAGAACAATGTTCCTTCTGCGCAGGACCTTTATGCACGTGTTTATTCATTGATAAATGGTGATACCATCTACTCTAACCCTGTAAAGGTAAGTGTAGCTCCTTATTATGTAGAGCTCTCTGATGCCCCTGTTGAGACCTGGTATCTCATCGGAGGATCATTCGGAGACGGCTCTTGGGGCGACAGTCAGGTAGTTCCATTGCTGCCGATGGAAGGTCAGGAGTATGACAAGAAGACCGGTAAGGGTGTCATCTCCTGGACGGGTTATCTGTCAACAACCGGCTTCAAGCTGAAGAAGAATCCTTCAAACTGGGATGACGGTCAGGTCGGTCAGGGCGCAAGTTTCGGAGAATTTGTATATAATAACGGTGGTTCTTCCGATATCGTTGTGCCGACAGCTGGCTATTATACAATCACCTTCGATACCAAGAATACGAAGCTGAAGATAGAGGCTTATACGGGTGCTGCACCTGAAGTCTATGCTTCCATGGCTCTGCCTGGCAAGCATGATGGCTGGAACGCTGCCGGCGGTACACCACTGGCTGCCCAGACTACGGTTGTTGAGAACCACGACTGGAAGGCTACCGTAACCTTCGACGAGAAGTCTACTGGTGCTGATGGTGAGGGCTGCAAGTTCGCTGCTAACGGTGCTTGGGATGCAAACTGGGGTTCTGAAGCATTCCCATACGGCGTTGCTGCCAAGGGTGGAAAGAACGTCCGCAATGGCAAGGGTACCTACGTTGTTTACTTCAACGACATCACTGGACAGTACTCTTTCGTAAAGCAGTAA
- a CDS encoding RagB/SusD family nutrient uptake outer membrane protein, producing the protein MNTKFKYIFSAAALLLSVGFTSCTGDLDVKPIDPNLNTRENTSPESSFNKCYAHIAMAGNGGANGDSDVDGIDGGTSGYVRQLFNTQELTTDEAICSWGDEGISNFNFNTYDASHPMLNGFYNRLYVGITYCNQYLADFGDYNATMSAEVRFIRALNYYYLLDGWGNVPFTTAISSSKPPRIKRADLYKWLVDELKNEVEPNLNDPAPKTSATTGYGRVDKAAAWMLLARLYMNAEVYTGTADWADAKTYAKKVIDSPYKLYTAKKGQWSAYQQLFMGDNGENGASVEAVFPILQDGLKTTSYGTTLYLMAGSNDNSEHIKDATVKGNNTTGGWAGNRMRSDLVLKFFPNNDAPNIAAYAMPAAADDDRALFDGEGRNVTNGDDEKGVKLFTNGFSVCKFNNFKTDGSAGHNALFPDADFFLMRAAEAYLIAAEADARLNGGRTSAEGTSYVNALRNRAHATTQTAYSLRQICDEWSREFYFEGLRRTTLIRFGYFGGNVNYNWSWKGGVKNGRNFDSHLNIFPIPTSDMTANAENLIQNPGY; encoded by the coding sequence ATGAATACTAAATTCAAATATATATTCTCTGCAGCAGCACTTCTGCTGTCAGTAGGATTTACCTCTTGTACTGGTGATTTGGATGTCAAGCCTATTGACCCAAACCTTAATACAAGGGAGAATACATCACCAGAAAGCTCATTCAATAAGTGCTATGCCCACATTGCCATGGCTGGTAACGGTGGTGCCAACGGCGACAGCGATGTTGATGGTATCGATGGTGGTACAAGTGGTTACGTGCGTCAGCTGTTCAATACGCAGGAACTGACGACTGATGAGGCTATCTGTTCGTGGGGTGACGAGGGTATCTCTAACTTCAACTTCAATACCTACGATGCATCACACCCAATGTTGAATGGTTTTTATAACCGTCTCTATGTCGGTATAACGTACTGTAACCAATATCTTGCTGACTTTGGTGACTACAATGCTACGATGTCAGCTGAGGTTCGTTTCATCCGTGCCTTGAACTATTATTATCTGTTGGACGGATGGGGCAATGTACCTTTCACAACTGCTATCTCTTCTTCAAAGCCACCACGTATCAAGCGTGCTGACCTTTACAAGTGGCTCGTTGATGAGTTGAAGAACGAGGTTGAGCCTAATCTGAACGACCCAGCACCAAAGACTTCAGCTACTACCGGCTATGGTCGTGTTGACAAGGCTGCAGCATGGATGCTTCTGGCTCGTCTTTATATGAATGCTGAGGTCTATACTGGTACAGCAGACTGGGCTGATGCTAAGACGTACGCAAAGAAGGTTATTGACTCTCCTTACAAGCTCTATACTGCTAAGAAGGGACAGTGGAGTGCTTACCAGCAGCTCTTCATGGGCGATAACGGTGAGAATGGTGCTTCTGTTGAGGCTGTATTCCCAATCCTCCAGGATGGTCTGAAGACTACATCATACGGAACAACACTCTATCTCATGGCAGGTTCAAACGATAACAGCGAGCATATAAAAGATGCTACTGTCAAGGGTAACAATACGACTGGTGGCTGGGCTGGTAACCGCATGCGTTCAGACCTCGTGTTGAAGTTCTTCCCTAACAACGATGCTCCTAATATTGCAGCTTACGCTATGCCTGCAGCTGCTGATGACGACCGTGCTCTCTTTGATGGTGAAGGTCGTAATGTTACCAATGGTGACGATGAGAAAGGAGTGAAGTTGTTTACTAACGGATTCTCTGTTTGTAAGTTCAATAACTTCAAGACAGACGGCTCTGCGGGTCATAATGCACTCTTCCCTGATGCTGACTTCTTCCTCATGCGTGCTGCTGAGGCTTACCTGATAGCTGCTGAGGCTGATGCACGACTGAACGGTGGTAGGACATCAGCAGAGGGTACTTCCTATGTCAACGCACTCCGTAACCGTGCTCATGCCACAACGCAGACTGCTTACTCTCTCCGTCAGATCTGTGACGAGTGGAGCCGTGAGTTCTACTTTGAGGGCTTACGTCGTACAACGCTTATCCGTTTCGGTTACTTCGGTGGTAATGTCAACTACAACTGGAGTTGGAAAGGCGGCGTGAAGAACGGTCGTAACTTCGATTCTCACCTCAATATCTTCCCGATTCCGACAAGTGACATGACTGCCAATGCAGAGAACTTGATTCAGAATCCAGGGTATTAA